The segment GTCGACTTTTCCACTATCAACCCCAAAAAACCCAACTCTGCCTTACGTAAAGTTGCCAGAGTACGATTAACCTCTGGATTTGAAATCACTGCTTATATACCTGGTATTGGCCATAATTTACAAGAACATTCTGTAGTATTAGTAAGAGGAGGAAGGGTTAAGGATTTACCCGGTGTGAGATATCGCATTATTCGAGGAACCCTAGATGCTGTCGCAGTAAAGAATCGTCAACAAGGGCGTTCTAGTGCGTTGTAGATTCTTATCCAAGACTTGTATCATTTGATGATGCCATGTGAATCGCTAGAAACATGTGAAGTGTATGGCTAACCCAATAACGAAAGTTTCGTAAGGGGACTGGAGCAGGCTACCATGAGACAAAAGATCCTCTTTCTAAAGAGATTCGATTCGGAACTCTTATATGTCCAAGGTCAATATGGAAATTCTTTCAGAGGTTTTCCCTTACTTTGTCCGTGTCAACAAACAATTCGAAATACCTCGACTTTTTCAGAACAGGTCCGAGTCAAATAGCAATGATTCGAAGCACTTCTTTTTCCATTACACTATTTCGGAAACCTAAGGACTCGATCGTATGGATATGGAAAATACAGGATTTCCGATCCTAGCGGGAAAAGGAGGGAAACGGATACTCAATTTAAAGTGAGTAAACAGAATTCCATACTCGATCTCATAGATCCCTATAGAATTCTGTGGAAAGCCGTATTCGATGAAAGTCGTATGTACGGCTTGGAGGGAGATCTTTCCTATCTTTCGAGATCCACCCTACAATATGGGGTcaaaaagccaaaaaaataaGTGATTTTAGCCCTTATAAAAAGAAAACGGATTCTTGAACCTCTTTCACGCTCATGTCACGTCGAGGTACTGCAGAAAAAAGAACTGCAAAATCCGATCCAATTTTTCGTAATCGATTAGTTAACATGGTGGTTAACCGTATTATGAAAGACGGAAAAAAATCATTGGCTTATCAAATTCTCTATCGAGCCGTGAAAAAGATTCAACAAAAGACAGAAACAAATCCACTATTGGTTTTACGTCAAGCAatacgtagagtaactcccaataTAGGAGTAAAAACAAGACGTAATAAAAAAGGATCGACGCGGAAAGTTCCGATTGAAATAGGATCTAAACAAGGAAGAGCACTTGCCATTCGTTGGTTATTAGAAGCATCCCAAAAGCGTCCGGGTCGAAATATGGCTTTCAAATTAAGTTCCGAATTAGTAGATGCTGCCAAAGGGAGTGGGGGTGCCATACGCAAAAAGGAAGCGACTCATAGAATGGCAGAGGCAAATAGAGCTCTTGCACATTTTCGTTAATCCATGAACAGAATCTATGTATGTAGACACATGGATCCGTACATCTCGATCGGAAAAGAATCAATAGAAGGAGAATCGGACGATATCTTTCTCGAAACaaacaaaaaggaaaagaaagagaaaacaGAAATCATGATCAACTAAGCCCTCTCGAGGGCTTGCTTAAGAATAAGAAAGAAGAATCTTATGGAAATAGCATGGAATAAGGTTTGATCCTATTCATGGGGATTCCGTAAATATCCCATTTCAAAAATCGAAACAATCGGGACTTTTCGGAGATTGGATGCAGTTACTAATTCATGATCTGGCATGTACAGAATGAAAACTTCATTCTCGATTCTACGAGAATTTTTATGAAAGCGTTTCATTTGCTTCTCTTCAATGGAAGTTTCATTTTCCCAGAATGTATCCTAATTTTTGGCCTAATTCTTCTTCTGATGATCGATTCAACCTCTGATCAAAAAGATAGACCTTGGTTCTATTTCATCTCTTCAACAAGTTTAGTAATAAGCATAACGGCCCTATTGTTCCGATGGAGAGAAGAACCTATAATTAGCTTTTCGGGAAATTTCCAAACGAACAATTTCAACGAAATCTTTCAATTTCTCATTTTATTATGTTCAACTTTATGTATTCCTCTATCCGTAGAGTACATTGAATGTACAGAAATGGCTATAACAGAGTTTCTGTTATTCGTATTAACAGCTACTCTAGGGGGAATGTTTTTATGTGGTGCTAACGATTTAATAACTATCTTTGTAGCTCCAGAATGTTTCAGTTTATGTTCCTACCTATTGTCTGGATATACCAAGAGAGATCTACGGTCTAATGAGGCTACTATGAAATATTTACTCATGGGTGGGGCAAGCTCTTCTATTCTGGTTCATGGTTTCTCTTGGCTATATGGTTCATCTGGGGGGGAGATCGAGCTTCAAGAAATTGTGAACGGTCTTATCAATACACAAATGTATAACTCCCCAGGAATTTCAATTGCGCTTATATCCATCACTGTAGGACTTGGGTTTAAGCTTTCCCTAGCCCCTTTTCATCAATGGACTCCTGACGTCTACGAAGGAGTGTGGTTCGTTCGACAAATTC is part of the Triticum urartu cultivar G1812 unplaced genomic scaffold, Tu2.1 TuUngrouped_contig_7499, whole genome shotgun sequence genome and harbors:
- the LOC125531576 gene encoding 30S ribosomal protein S7, chloroplastic, with the protein product MSRRGTAEKRTAKSDPIFRNRLVNMVVNRIMKDGKKSLAYQILYRAVKKIQQKTETNPLLVLRQAIRRVTPNIGVKTRRNKKGSTRKVPIEIGSKQGRALAIRWLLEASQKRPGRNMAFKLSSELVDAAKGSGGAIRKKEATHRMAEANRALAHFR
- the LOC125531575 gene encoding NAD(P)H-quinone oxidoreductase subunit 2 B, chloroplastic-like, yielding MIWHVQNENFILDSTRIFMKAFHLLLFNGSFIFPECILIFGLILLLMIDSTSDQKDRPWFYFISSTSLVISITALLFRWREEPIISFSGNFQTNNFNEIFQFLILLCSTLCIPLSVEYIECTEMAITEFLLFVLTATLGGMFLCGANDLITIFVAPECFSLCSYLLSGYTKRDLRSNEATMKYLLMGGASSSILVHGFSWLYGSSGGEIELQEIVNGLINTQMYNSPGISIALISITVGLGFKLSLAPFHQWTPDVYEGVWFVRQIPTSISISEVFGFCKTP